From one Cynocephalus volans isolate mCynVol1 chromosome X, mCynVol1.pri, whole genome shotgun sequence genomic stretch:
- the LOC134367183 gene encoding long-wave-sensitive opsin 1 gives MAQRWGTQRFAGAQPQDSYEDSTQSSIFIYTNVNTTKDPFEGPNYHIAPRWVYHLTSAWMIFVVIASVFTNGLVLAATMRFKKLRHPLNWILVNLAVADLAETIIASTISVVNQIYGYFVLGHPLCVLEGYTVSLCGITGLWSLAIISWERWLVVCKPFGNVRFDAKLAIAGIAFSWIWAAVWTAPPIFGWSRYWPHGLKTSCGPDVFSGSAYPGVQSYMLVLMTTCCVIPLSIIVLCYLQVWLAIRAVAKQQKESESTQKAEKEVTRMVVVMVLAYCLCWGPYTFFACFAAAHPGYAFHPLVAALPAYFAKSATIYNPIIYVFMNRQFRNCILQLFGKKVDDGSELSSTSRTEASSVSSVSPA, from the exons ATGGCCCAGCGGTGGGGCACCCAAAGGTTCGCAGGCGCACAGCCACAGGACAGCTATGAGGACAGCACCCAGTCGAGCATCTTCATCTACACCAACGTCAACACCACCAAAG ACCCCTTTGAAGGCCCCAATTACCACATTGCTCCCAGATGGGTGTACCACCTCACCAGCGCCTGGATGATCTTCGTGGTCATCGCATCCGTCTTCACTAACGGGCTTGTGCTGGCGGCCACCATGAGGTTCAAGAAGCTGCGCCACCCTCTGAACTGGATCCTGGTGAACTTGGCGGTTGCTGACCTAGCAGAGACCATCATCGCCAGCACCATCAGCGTTGTCAACCAGATCTATGGCTACTTTGTGCTGGGCCACCCTCTGTGCGTCCTGGAGGGCTACACCGTCTCCCTGTGTG GGATCACAGGTCTCTGGTCCCTGGCCATCATTTCCTGGGAGAGGTGGCTAGTGGTCTGCAAGCCCTTTGGCAATGTGAGATTTGACGCCAAGCTGGCCATCGCGGGCATCGCCTTCTCCTGGATCTGGGCTGCTGTGTGGACGGCCCCACCCATCTTCGGTTGGAGCAG GTACTGGCCCCATGGCCTGAAGACCTCGTGCGGCCCAGACGTGTTCAGCGGCAGCGCGTACCCCGGGGTGCAGTCTTACATGCTGGTCCTCATGACCACGTGCTGCGTCATTCCACTCAGCATCATTGTGCTCTGCTACCTCCAAGTGTGGCTGGCCATCCGAGCG GTGGCAAAGCAGCAGAAAGAGTCCGAGTCCACCCAGAAGGCTGAGAAGGAGGTGACGCgcatggtggtggtgatggtccTCGCGTACTGCCTCTGCTGGGGGCCCTACACCTTTTTCGCATGCTTTGCTGCTGCCCACCCTGGCTACGCCTTCCACCCTCTGGTGGCCGCCCTGCCAGCCTACTTTGCCAAAAGTGCCACTATCTACAACCCCATTATCTATGTCTTCATGAACCGGCAG TTTCGAAACTGCATCTTGCAGCTTTTTGGGAAGAAGGTTGATGATGGCTCTGAACTCTCCAGCACGTCCAGGACGGAGGCCTCATCTGTCTCTTCGGTGTCACCTGCGTGA